Proteins encoded within one genomic window of Williamwhitmania taraxaci:
- a CDS encoding ABC transporter ATP-binding protein: MEVVLSAKGLTIGYSNKKEGTLEVQRGLNLELRAGELTSLMGQNGVGKSTLIRCLAGFSDPLKGEVLVHGKPIGKLSEREISKLVSVVLTENISQIGLSVYELVSTGRYPYTGFFAKLSAEDHAKVEESLQAVGMSSFADRMLNELSDGERQKVMVAKALAQETPIVILDEPTAFLDLPSRIELMNLLHQLASEHEKAVLLSTHDLEQALRFSDTIWLIDGEKSFECGSPEDLLLQGKLKAFFGRDGIIFDNHSGTFRTENPFSREIELIGDGLIRHWVANALYRNGFTPSMEQNLPLCIEICSGFPTEFILSKPNAVSVKMGSVASLMRELRAS, from the coding sequence ATGGAAGTAGTATTATCGGCCAAAGGCTTAACAATAGGCTATTCCAACAAGAAGGAAGGCACACTCGAAGTGCAGCGTGGCCTAAATCTTGAGTTGAGGGCAGGTGAGTTAACCTCGTTGATGGGGCAAAATGGAGTGGGGAAGTCGACTCTTATCCGCTGTCTCGCTGGGTTTTCAGATCCATTAAAGGGGGAGGTGTTGGTTCATGGAAAGCCAATAGGAAAACTATCGGAGCGGGAGATATCCAAGCTGGTATCCGTTGTGCTTACTGAAAATATCTCGCAGATAGGACTGTCGGTTTATGAGTTGGTTTCTACGGGACGATATCCCTATACGGGTTTCTTTGCCAAACTTTCGGCCGAAGATCATGCAAAAGTGGAGGAGTCGCTACAGGCAGTGGGCATGAGCTCATTTGCCGATAGAATGCTCAATGAGTTAAGCGATGGCGAACGCCAAAAGGTGATGGTGGCAAAGGCCTTAGCTCAGGAAACCCCAATCGTGATTCTCGATGAACCCACCGCATTTCTTGACCTTCCCAGTCGGATTGAACTTATGAATTTGCTGCACCAATTAGCCTCGGAGCACGAAAAGGCCGTGTTACTTTCTACTCACGACCTCGAACAGGCATTGCGCTTTTCCGATACCATCTGGCTTATCGACGGAGAAAAGAGTTTCGAGTGTGGTTCGCCTGAAGATTTGCTGCTTCAAGGTAAGCTAAAGGCGTTCTTTGGCCGCGATGGAATCATCTTCGATAACCATAGTGGAACCTTTAGGACCGAGAATCCTTTTAGTAGGGAGATTGAACTTATTGGCGATGGCCTTATCCGTCATTGGGTAGCCAATGCTCTTTACCGAAACGGGTTTACTCCGTCGATGGAACAAAACCTGCCGCTATGCATTGAGATATGCTCAGGATTTCCTACTGAATTTATTCTATCCAAACCCAACGCTGTTTCGGTAAAGATGGGAAGTGTAGCCTCTCTGATGCGGGAGCTCAGGGCGTCGTAA